TTAAACTCAAAGTATTAGCAGAACTTACCAAAGGAAACCATTCCAAAAGACAAATTGCCTTAACTTACGGCATACAATCTAGTACGATAAACGTATGGATTAAAAAATATGACCGTAAAGATTTAATGAACACCCGTGTAACCGTGCAAACAGACGACGAATTATCCCGTATTAAAGCCCTTCAAAAAGAGCTAAAACAACTCAAAGATCTTCTTATTAAAAAGGATCTAGATAAACTTGTGAATGATAGTTATCTTGAAGTAGCTGCTGAAAATCTTGGCTATAAAAATGTTGAAGAATTAAAAAAAAACTTAAACATAAAGCCTTAATGAAAATAGCACCGATTAATAGAAAAAAAAGAAGGTACGCCATCGCTACTATTTGTAATGCTTTCGAGTTAAAAAGAGATGCTTATTACAAATATCAAAAAAGGTTTGTTCTTAAAAAACAAATAGAACAAAATGTAATAATGCTTGTTAAAAAAAGCAGGAAAACATTACCCAGAGAAGGTACTAGAAAGCTAATGAAATCCTTACATAATGATTTTAGGAAACAGAATATAAATATAGGTAGAGACCAGTTATTTAGAATCTTAAAAGAAAATAATTTGTTAATTAGAAGGAAAAAATATTCTTCTAAAACAACCAACTCTTACCATCGTTTTTATAAATATAAAAATATCATAAAAGACCTGATCATTAATAGACCTAACCAAGTTTGGGCTTCGGATATTACCTATATAAGAACTATAAATGGATTTTGTTATTTAGCACTTATTACTGATATGTATTCAAGAAAAATAGTAGGCTATGATATTAGTGATAGTTTAGAACTTAAAGGCTGTGTTAGAGCTTTAAATAAAGCTATTTATCAAACTAAAAATACCGAAGAAATCATACATCATTCTGATAGAGGAATACAATATTGTAGCAATGTTTATACTCAAATTTTGAAAAGAAAAAAGATACAAATCAGTATGACCCAAGAAAATCATTGCTACGAAAACGCAATGGCCGAAAGAGTTAACGGAATTTTAAAAGATGAAT
This window of the Flavobacteriaceae bacterium genome carries:
- a CDS encoding transposase; the encoded protein is MYKNDGYVRRYSESFKLKVLAELTKGNHSKRQIALTYGIQSSTINVWIKKYDRKDLMNTRVTVQTDDELSRIKALQKELKQLKDLLIKKDLDKLVNDSYLEVAAENLGYKNVEELKKNLNIKP
- a CDS encoding IS3 family transposase, which gives rise to MKIAPINRKKRRYAIATICNAFELKRDAYYKYQKRFVLKKQIEQNVIMLVKKSRKTLPREGTRKLMKSLHNDFRKQNINIGRDQLFRILKENNLLIRRKKYSSKTTNSYHRFYKYKNIIKDLIINRPNQVWASDITYIRTINGFCYLALITDMYSRKIVGYDISDSLELKGCVRALNKAIYQTKNTEEIIHHSDRGIQYCSNVYTQILKRKKIQISMTQENHCYENAMAERVNGILKDEFFLDQTFTNINHAKKATKNAIKLYNNKRLHLSLDYKTPNYVHKNVA